A region of the Pseudoprevotella muciniphila genome:
GCAAAAGCATATAGCAAGTTTTATCCAAAATACAAAAAAGAAAAGGGTTACATCAAAAAAGGCGAACCCATTATGGAGAATGTTATTGGTGGCAAGCTCAACTATTTAAAGATGATACGTGGTGAAAATAATCCAGCGTACAAGAAACTCCAGGAACGCTATAACCGCCTTCAGCAAGTAGTGTATGTTGATAATGAAACAGACAAGGGAACGTCGTATGTCTATGTGCAGTCATACACTATGAAGGAATTTCAGAAATATTTCGCAACGACTGTTACCTTGGAAGTCTCTGCAAAAGGAAAACTTGTTGGGAAGTGCTTGCTGGCTGGAATGGAAAAAATCATACCAATAAGCCTATCCACACAGAAAAAGCTATGTCCAGATCTTGAGTCAAAAAAATCAGGAGAGCAAGTTATTTCGAAAATGTTGACTAAATGCCACGTAACTCTTTGTAGAGCGAAAGGAAAGAACTTCTGGCTTATTACTAAATATGAGCCAAAACGTTCCAAGTGTTTTAGCATACAAAACACCAAGATAGATATTGACACTTTGTTAAATATTTGGGAACAATATGGCACAGAAGGTGCTGTTGATGTTTTCCAGCAATCTATTTATAATGGTCAGCGAATTTCAAAAGAAGGAATAGATGGACTTATATTGAATTTCATTCTTGAATCTAAATACCCAAAGTTGGATACTAATAAAACTCAAAAACCTCAAAAGAGTGAATCTGAAACTTTGAGTGAGGAGGAAATGGCTCAATTATCAGAATTTGCTGACCTTATTGATTCCAGTGATATTGACGAATTGCCATTTACAATACAATTAAACCCATGAAACAGCAAGAATTAAAAGAGTTTATATCCTTCTTTATTCATAATAAAACTCTAAATCAGTCTCAAAAGAGAAAAGTTGTATCTCTCCTAACTCGAGACTTATCGCCATCAATAACAGAGAACGATATTAATATAATAGATATAAATACAGAAAACAAGAATTTAAAAAAAGTAGCAAAGGTAGATAGACACAGATCTGGAGTAGATGTATCTTATATTTCGCCAAAAAATTTACAGAAGTTTTTGTGGGAGTATAATCAAGATGATGTGTTAAAATATACTTGTCATACGATTGATTCAGATAACGTAATTAAAGATATATGTGAAAAGTGCAATGTACATAATTATAGTTTTGAAAAACATCTTTTTCTCATTCATAAGAGATTTGATGATTTATTATCACATTTCAAGAAAAGAGGTATTTTTCTCGATAAAAAAATGATAACACTTATTAGCGTATATCTCCAAGGCGAGGACCTAAATGGGAATAATAATGTAACATGGTCATCAAATAAAATTAAAGATAACTGGAGTTCTGAGAATTTAGCTAAGTGGGCTTCAACCAATCCTCAAATTATACCGAATCCAGGTAAGAATATCGCTACAAAACAGCATAATGAAGGATATTCAGTGCCTAAAGCATTTATTAGTAAAATAACGGAAGACAGAATTAAAACTTTTTCCGAATTAATAATTTTTTTTAAAAGTCAATTCCATATTAGAAGAGATAATTCTTTACAGGCTATTCTTGAGGTTGTAAATAAAAACTTGTCTGATAATGTTTTTGAAATATCTTTTAGTCAGCAACATTTTAATAAAGGAGTGGAACTTTTTACAGATATTGATAAGTTGATTCAAGCATATAAAAGCATCTTGAATATTTGCAAAGAACATAAACCAGAATCAGAGGAATTCGTTAAATTAGAACTAAGTTTATACGATGATATAGATTCGAATTGTACAAAATTCTGTATTCATCATCTTAATACGGTTTATAGAAGGACAATGAATTCTGCAATACGTCTAGGTGAACGGCATTCTGATTTGATAAAGAATCAAATAAATGGATTGTGTGATTTAATTATTGAGGCAGAGTTTGAAGATCAAAATTATGGCACATTAAACTTATGGGACTCTTCATCTGAACTACGTTGTTTACCTTTAGACAAAAATATTACAGGTGTTAAATACATATTAAAGTTTTAATGGTATGATTTACTTAATTGACGATAAAGAATCAAGGCAGAGAGACTATGGATGGGATGAAAAAATGTTTCAAGAATATTCTGAGTTTTTAATTCATATACGGGATGTTCACGAATTAAAGGAAAGGTATAAAAATATATTTAATAATGATAATGTCCTACTCATACACGAATCTTTCCCATTAGATAATTGGGAAAGGGATTTTCATACCCTGCTTAATGAAAACAAACTGCCTATAGCTTTTTTTAGTGGAAGTAAAAACGCAAGATTTGTTGAAGATAATATTTGTATGTTGCCGCCCAATGTGTTATATGCGAATCTTGCTACCTTTGTGAAGACGAACTGCAAGACTTTTCAATCCTTTAGAACTCTTGCATTTGGAGAAAATGACATTATAGAAGAAGAAATTCGCCAACGGGTAAAAAGTTGCAAAATACAAAATACAAAAGATGATTTTGGCAGTGACTTTTCTTCTAATAAGAAAATGTTTTTTGCAATAGCACAAGATAATATAGATGAAGTCCCATTCCTTAATGATAGCCAATTAACCAAGAATTGGGATTTCTTTAGTGAAGAAAAACTACAAAAGCAAATATCTGACATCGAGTTGGATAGCTTTGTAAGGCACTTTTTATCAAATGTATTTTATGATGTTATCTACATCCCTCTTTACTTTGGAAATGTATGGTCTGATTATCTAGGATTACGGTTGGCCTTACATATTAGGTTAACAAAAACAATAAATCAAAGAACACCAATTTTTATTTATGGCGTATCTAGTATTGATGAACTTATAAATAATGAGTGCTTCGATGTGTTAAAACTTTCTGGAGTTCGTCTAATTCAGTCAGATAATAAATCTTTAGTTGGTAGTCTTTCTGATTCCTTAACAACACTTTCAATAGGCCGTGAAATAAATAAGATTTACCTGCCGATTCCAACCAATATCGGTGATAATCATAGTGTCGTTAATAAATGGAGTATATATCGTTGGTCAAAGACCTTGGGAGATTGGGATAAAGATATAAAGAAAAACAATGAGGATATATACACATCATTATATTTCAAGTATTTGACTATATTATATCCTGAATCAGAAATATCTTATATGAAAGACGATTACTTGCGATTAAAAAAGACTGAGCAAATGGATATAAATGTAGTGCTCGTTGATGATGAAGCAGATAAGGGGTGGTATGAATTAATTTGTCATATTCTTTCTGATGTTAATGGGATTGTGCCTGATTATATTGGAGACGAATTAAATGGGCTATCTCAAGAACAAATTATTTCTCTTGTTATGGACAAGATTAAAAATGACAACGACATTAATATTGTTATTTTAGATCTTCGTTTGAATCCGATAGATTTTGACGAGTCTGTCAAAAATATGACAGGATATAAGCTTCTAAAAGAAATAAAAAATCATAATAGAGGCATACAGGTCTTAATGTTCTCTGCGACAAATAAAATTTGGAATTTACAAGAGCTACAGAAAGCAGAGGCTGATGGATTTATCATAAAGGAGGCACCAGAAAATTCTATCGACAGTTCTTTCACAAAAGATGTAATATCTCAATTTGTAGATAATCTATCGAGATGTTCTTGTAATATTTATAGGAAAGCGCTTTGGGAAAAGTTTCAGAATGAGAAGAAACAAC
Encoded here:
- a CDS encoding response regulator, whose protein sequence is MIYLIDDKESRQRDYGWDEKMFQEYSEFLIHIRDVHELKERYKNIFNNDNVLLIHESFPLDNWERDFHTLLNENKLPIAFFSGSKNARFVEDNICMLPPNVLYANLATFVKTNCKTFQSFRTLAFGENDIIEEEIRQRVKSCKIQNTKDDFGSDFSSNKKMFFAIAQDNIDEVPFLNDSQLTKNWDFFSEEKLQKQISDIELDSFVRHFLSNVFYDVIYIPLYFGNVWSDYLGLRLALHIRLTKTINQRTPIFIYGVSSIDELINNECFDVLKLSGVRLIQSDNKSLVGSLSDSLTTLSIGREINKIYLPIPTNIGDNHSVVNKWSIYRWSKTLGDWDKDIKKNNEDIYTSLYFKYLTILYPESEISYMKDDYLRLKKTEQMDINVVLVDDEADKGWYELICHILSDVNGIVPDYIGDELNGLSQEQIISLVMDKIKNDNDINIVILDLRLNPIDFDESVKNMTGYKLLKEIKNHNRGIQVLMFSATNKIWNLQELQKAEADGFIIKEAPENSIDSSFTKDVISQFVDNLSRCSCNIYRKALWEKFQNEKKQLEMLRRRKKINMEYERAVRTLLTMTEDALFSQNLKYPFATAFMNLFRIIEATANEWIETEPVVEKDEKGYFVRSFFKTRKSDSILLKFNSKQFEEPYRNNILEFDKENPKLPYFQKICNTLYIVGCYNSDAFEIVVKRNSFTHPNLIENSEIEQFTQKDVLSIAKLVDQLIMNQ